From Methanocella paludicola SANAE, a single genomic window includes:
- a CDS encoding ribosome biogenesis/translation initiation ATPase RLI, whose product MRIAIIEKDRCHPRKCSSECIKYCPKVRTGDETVRIGDEGKAVISEELCVGCGICVKKCPTQAIMIIGLPDKLAGQLTHRYGGNGFALYGLPVPSRGRVSGILGVNGIGKTTAVKILSGQIMPNLGKSDTTWEDVYKFFAGSELQDYMRRVSKKEMKTAQKPQYIDLIPKAFKGKVIDLLRKTDERKIFDEVVKELDLGVILDRDISGLSGGELQRVAIAACAMREADFYFFDEVTPYLDIFQRIRMARMIKRMGEDKNIMVVEHDLAILDLLADVVHVAYGEPGGYGVITHPKGVRVGINEYLRGYLPEENIRIRPTPIEFEVKAPRPQKEVQALTAFPALTKTLGTFRLDVKGGELRKREVVGVVGPNGIGKSTFARLLAGELKPDKGELDFKVKISYKPQYVKADTEMSVGALLGSINKKFDTSYYNSEILVPMQIQRLMDCNVNELSGGELQRVAIAACLGKDADMFILDEPSAHLDVEQRTMATKVIKRFAENNDVTMLVIDHDIYMIDLLSDRLLVFDGEPGVSGEVHGPFEMREGMNRFLSNLDITFRRDEETRRPRVNKPESNLDREQKSIGEYYYMPQVE is encoded by the coding sequence ATGAGAATAGCCATCATCGAGAAGGACCGCTGCCACCCTAGAAAATGCAGCTCTGAATGCATTAAGTACTGCCCCAAGGTACGTACCGGGGACGAGACCGTCCGAATAGGAGACGAAGGGAAAGCGGTCATCTCCGAGGAACTGTGCGTCGGCTGCGGCATTTGCGTCAAGAAGTGCCCCACCCAGGCCATCATGATCATCGGCCTGCCCGATAAGCTGGCAGGCCAGCTTACACACAGGTATGGCGGTAACGGCTTCGCCCTCTATGGCCTGCCCGTGCCGTCCCGCGGCCGCGTGAGCGGCATCCTGGGCGTCAACGGCATCGGCAAGACCACGGCCGTTAAGATCTTGTCGGGCCAGATAATGCCCAACCTGGGAAAGTCCGACACCACCTGGGAGGACGTCTACAAGTTCTTCGCAGGCTCGGAGCTTCAGGACTACATGCGTCGTGTCTCTAAAAAGGAGATGAAGACTGCCCAGAAGCCCCAGTATATCGACCTCATTCCTAAAGCCTTCAAGGGTAAGGTCATAGACCTTTTACGTAAAACGGACGAGAGGAAGATCTTCGACGAAGTCGTCAAGGAGCTCGACCTCGGCGTCATCCTCGACCGGGACATCAGCGGGCTCTCGGGCGGCGAGCTCCAGCGAGTGGCCATCGCGGCATGCGCCATGCGCGAGGCCGACTTCTACTTCTTCGACGAGGTCACCCCGTACCTGGACATCTTCCAGCGGATACGGATGGCCCGGATGATCAAGCGGATGGGCGAGGATAAGAACATCATGGTCGTAGAGCATGACCTGGCGATCCTGGACCTTCTGGCGGACGTGGTGCACGTCGCCTACGGCGAGCCCGGGGGCTACGGCGTCATAACCCACCCCAAGGGTGTGCGCGTGGGCATTAACGAATACCTGCGCGGCTACCTGCCCGAGGAGAACATCCGCATCCGGCCGACGCCCATCGAGTTCGAGGTCAAGGCGCCCCGGCCCCAGAAGGAAGTCCAGGCCCTCACGGCATTCCCGGCGCTCACGAAGACCCTGGGCACGTTCAGGCTGGACGTCAAGGGCGGCGAGCTGCGGAAAAGGGAGGTCGTCGGCGTCGTGGGCCCCAACGGCATCGGCAAGAGCACCTTCGCCCGGCTGCTCGCGGGCGAGCTTAAGCCGGACAAGGGCGAGCTCGATTTCAAGGTAAAGATATCATATAAGCCCCAGTACGTGAAGGCCGACACCGAGATGAGCGTGGGCGCGCTCCTGGGCTCGATCAACAAGAAGTTCGACACCAGCTACTACAACAGCGAGATCCTCGTCCCCATGCAGATCCAGCGCCTCATGGACTGTAACGTTAACGAGCTGTCCGGAGGCGAGCTCCAGCGTGTTGCGATAGCGGCGTGCCTTGGCAAGGACGCCGACATGTTCATTTTAGATGAGCCGTCCGCTCACCTGGACGTAGAGCAGCGCACCATGGCGACCAAGGTCATCAAGCGCTTTGCCGAGAACAACGACGTCACAATGCTGGTCATCGACCACGACATCTACATGATCGACCTGCTGTCGGACCGCCTGCTGGTGTTCGACGGCGAGCCGGGCGTGAGCGGCGAGGTGCACGGGCCCTTCGAGATGCGGGAGGGCATGAACCGGTTCCTCTCGAACCTGGATATCACGTTCAGGCGGGACGAGGAGACCCGCAGGCCCCGCGTTAATAAGCCCGAGTCAAACCTTGACCGTGAGCAAAAGAGCATCGGCGAGTACTATTATATGCCCCAGGTCGAGTAG
- the npdG gene encoding NADPH-dependent F420 reductase — MKIAILGGTGDIGEGLALRLAQKHQIIVGSREAEKAQDAANNYNRLLKEKGLKDDIRGMTNLDATKNSDVVILAVKYQFAIQTIQSVEGVLDGKVVVTPIVPMSKQKLCSYTPPEQGSAAKHICSVMPPEIRTVVAFQTLPAPRLADLNDPLGFDVIVCADDEEAKKLVMGLVSDLGNVRPLDGGGLEEAKLVESLTPLLINLAIKNKMKPLSIKFV, encoded by the coding sequence ATGAAGATAGCGATACTGGGCGGCACTGGGGACATAGGGGAGGGGCTGGCGTTGCGGCTGGCTCAAAAGCACCAGATCATCGTAGGGTCGAGGGAAGCTGAGAAGGCGCAGGATGCGGCGAATAATTATAACCGGCTCCTTAAAGAGAAAGGTTTGAAGGATGACATCCGGGGCATGACGAACCTGGACGCTACGAAGAACTCCGACGTGGTCATACTGGCCGTGAAGTACCAGTTCGCCATCCAGACGATCCAGTCGGTCGAGGGGGTGCTGGACGGGAAGGTCGTCGTAACGCCAATTGTTCCCATGTCCAAGCAGAAGCTGTGCTCCTATACCCCGCCGGAGCAGGGCAGCGCGGCGAAGCACATCTGCTCGGTCATGCCTCCGGAGATCCGGACCGTGGTGGCCTTCCAGACGCTCCCGGCGCCCAGGCTGGCCGACCTTAACGACCCGCTGGGCTTCGACGTGATCGTCTGCGCTGACGACGAGGAGGCAAAGAAGCTTGTCATGGGCCTGGTCTCCGACCTCGGCAACGTGCGCCCGCTGGACGGCGGCGGCCTGGAGGAGGCGAAGCTCGTGGAGTCCCTGACCCCGCTTCTCATTAACCTGGCCATCAAGAATAAGATGAAGCCTCTTTCGATCAAGTTCGTTTAA
- a CDS encoding endonuclease III domain-containing protein, which translates to MRRDEAALLKKLYELLDDGTGWEEWWPADSDFERVVGSILIQRTRWENVDRAIAALNKEGLLTPRALASCPSGRLEELIRPAGFYRQKAARLRAVAGYFSRSGAGSIPTEKLREELLSLPGVGNETADVIMLYVAGRPRFVLDAYAKRILKCAGIMDDHDELQALARKALCDDLEAHRRCHALIVEHGKRYCNKNECEMCLVKRYLG; encoded by the coding sequence GTGAGACGTGACGAGGCAGCCCTGTTAAAAAAATTGTACGAGCTTTTAGACGACGGTACGGGCTGGGAGGAGTGGTGGCCGGCCGATAGCGACTTCGAGCGCGTGGTGGGCTCTATTTTAATACAGCGTACCCGCTGGGAGAACGTGGACCGGGCCATAGCGGCGCTTAATAAGGAGGGCCTGCTGACGCCCCGGGCCCTGGCATCCTGCCCTTCGGGAAGGCTCGAAGAGCTCATAAGGCCCGCCGGGTTCTACCGCCAGAAGGCAGCCCGCCTCAGGGCGGTTGCCGGATACTTCTCGAGGTCCGGCGCCGGAAGCATCCCGACGGAAAAGCTGAGAGAAGAACTCCTGAGCCTGCCGGGCGTGGGCAACGAGACTGCGGACGTCATCATGCTCTACGTGGCCGGCCGCCCCCGTTTCGTCTTAGACGCCTATGCGAAGCGCATTTTAAAATGTGCCGGGATCATGGATGATCATGACGAGCTCCAGGCCCTGGCCAGGAAGGCGCTTTGCGATGACCTCGAGGCGCACCGTCGCTGCCACGCCCTGATCGTCGAGCATGGGAAGCGCTACTGTAATAAGAATGAGTGCGAAATGTGCCTTGTGAAAAGATATTTAGGATAG